In Polynucleobacter arcticus, the following proteins share a genomic window:
- a CDS encoding MATE family efflux transporter: MLHFKLSRLREDVPSLLKLAGPILIGQLAVIAFGVLDTAMTARYSADDLAALAMASAIFISIYVGLTGVISALAPIAGQLFGAKRFSEIGEEVRQAMWLAVGLTLLGCVILLNADLLLEISQVTLDIEGKARLYLSILAIGLPASMAMRVLIALHNAVSRPTVITVVQLVGLGLKLPLNLLFIYGGFGIEGMGGPGCAVATVLVSWFWLISTLGFVLFDRFYKPFKIFARFSWPDWHRIWTLLKLGAPIGFSYLIEVTSFTFMSLFIARLGTTALAGHQIIANMGTVIYMVPLSLSIATMTLVSQSIGANKQERAEEIGWSAVFFTTTLCVCIGIAVWIFRVALLDLYDPPEEVKAFSIPLFLFIAFYQFFDALQITAAFILRAYRIAFWPMLIYAGSLWGVGLGGGYLMGFNVFGNTPEFLQGASGFWAGNSLSLGLAALLLLYLFRRTAARFEKTHPPVEV, from the coding sequence GTGCTGCACTTTAAGTTATCGCGTTTGCGCGAGGATGTTCCCTCCCTTTTAAAGCTGGCCGGACCGATACTCATTGGTCAGCTGGCAGTGATTGCCTTCGGCGTTTTAGATACTGCTATGACAGCCCGCTACTCTGCTGATGACTTGGCAGCCCTAGCAATGGCTTCAGCTATTTTCATAAGCATCTATGTTGGCCTTACTGGGGTTATCTCTGCGCTGGCACCAATTGCCGGACAGCTCTTTGGCGCTAAACGGTTTAGTGAAATTGGTGAGGAGGTCCGGCAAGCGATGTGGCTAGCTGTGGGTCTCACGTTATTAGGATGTGTAATCCTACTCAATGCCGATCTTTTATTAGAAATTTCACAAGTCACGCTCGATATTGAGGGTAAGGCCCGTCTTTATCTCAGCATTCTGGCGATTGGATTGCCAGCAAGTATGGCGATGCGCGTCTTGATCGCCTTACACAATGCCGTCTCAAGACCCACGGTGATTACAGTCGTCCAACTCGTTGGTCTCGGTTTAAAACTGCCACTCAATCTCTTATTTATTTATGGTGGCTTTGGGATCGAAGGTATGGGCGGGCCTGGTTGCGCCGTTGCAACTGTCCTCGTCAGCTGGTTCTGGCTCATCTCTACTCTAGGCTTCGTACTATTTGACCGCTTTTACAAACCCTTCAAGATATTCGCACGTTTTAGTTGGCCTGACTGGCATCGTATTTGGACGCTACTCAAATTGGGTGCACCGATAGGTTTTAGCTACTTGATTGAAGTAACCTCATTTACCTTTATGTCGCTGTTCATCGCCCGTCTCGGTACCACTGCTTTAGCGGGACATCAAATTATTGCCAATATGGGAACCGTGATTTATATGGTCCCCTTATCTCTTTCAATTGCAACGATGACTTTAGTCTCGCAATCGATTGGCGCGAACAAACAAGAGCGTGCCGAAGAAATTGGTTGGTCAGCAGTATTCTTCACCACTACTTTGTGCGTATGTATTGGTATAGCGGTATGGATATTTAGAGTGGCCCTATTGGATCTTTATGATCCACCCGAAGAGGTGAAGGCGTTTTCGATTCCACTGTTTTTGTTTATCGCCTTTTACCAATTTTTTGATGCCCTACAAATTACCGCGGCATTTATTCTGCGCGCCTATCGTATTGCCTTTTGGCCGATGCTCATATACGCAGGTTCACTATGGGGTGTTGGGCTTGGTGGCGGCTACTTGATGGGCTTTAATGTATTTGGCAATACCCCAGAATTTTTACAAGGTGCCAGCGGTTTTTGGGCTGGCAACAGTTTGAGTTTAGGCCTAGCTGCACTCTTACTGCTTTACCTCTTCAGAAGAACGGCAGCGCGCTTTGAGAAAACGCATCCGCCGGTCGAGGTTTAG
- a CDS encoding glycine zipper family protein, with protein sequence MKRTVLTLIAISSLAACVSAPTGPTIAIMPREGKPFEVFQQEDQQCREFAANAIKDTSNAALKEGATSAAIGAALGAAAGAVIQGGSSQNIGTGAGIGLLGGAALGAMNSSGKQNQGQVQYNIAYQQCMYSKGNQVPSYPAQGGKSNYAPPNTNSGFRPIQ encoded by the coding sequence ATGAAACGCACTGTACTGACTCTGATCGCAATTAGCTCCTTAGCTGCTTGCGTGTCCGCACCAACTGGCCCAACGATTGCTATCATGCCGCGCGAGGGAAAGCCTTTTGAAGTATTTCAGCAAGAAGACCAGCAATGTCGTGAGTTTGCTGCGAATGCAATCAAAGATACAAGTAACGCCGCATTAAAAGAAGGTGCGACTAGTGCAGCCATTGGCGCTGCTTTGGGTGCAGCGGCCGGCGCAGTCATTCAAGGTGGAAGTAGTCAAAACATTGGAACCGGTGCCGGCATTGGTTTACTTGGTGGCGCTGCTTTAGGCGCCATGAATTCTTCTGGGAAACAAAATCAAGGACAGGTGCAATACAACATTGCTTATCAACAGTGCATGTATTCCAAAGGCAATCAAGTTCCTAGCTATCCAGCGCAGGGAGGGAAATCTAATTACGCTCCTCCCAATACGAATAGCGGCTTCAGACCTATTCAGTAA
- a CDS encoding Bug family tripartite tricarboxylate transporter substrate binding protein — MTVVSGLIKNLALLLICIIFNSPAQAQTNKSNGAWPKQAIRIVVTFTPGGAPDVLARVLAESWQQSLGVPVLVENRPGYGGNIGADLVAKSEPDGYTLLIGTVGIHAINGALYDKLAFHPIHDFTPISFLASTPNVLVVNKKLGVNNLHELIELAKAKPNELTFGSSGVGTSLHMSGELFKEMAGVQIRHIPYKGRAQSLPDLISGRISMLFDNLSSSLPLIKSGEVQALAVTTLKRSPAAPEIPTMAEQGLPGFEATSWFSLMAPANLPPGLQKRLNTLTRQALNQADVKNKLLASGLDPAPGSPQDLSKLIQSETNKWGRVIYRSGAKLEQ, encoded by the coding sequence ATGACGGTAGTGTCAGGACTCATAAAGAACTTAGCATTACTGCTGATCTGCATCATCTTCAACAGCCCCGCTCAAGCTCAAACTAATAAATCCAATGGCGCCTGGCCTAAACAAGCAATTCGGATTGTGGTGACCTTCACCCCTGGTGGCGCCCCCGATGTTCTGGCGCGCGTACTCGCTGAAAGTTGGCAGCAAAGTTTAGGTGTACCCGTATTGGTTGAAAATCGCCCTGGTTATGGTGGCAATATTGGTGCCGACTTAGTAGCTAAGAGTGAGCCGGATGGCTACACCTTATTAATCGGTACGGTAGGTATTCATGCGATTAATGGCGCTCTGTATGACAAATTAGCCTTTCATCCGATCCACGATTTCACGCCTATTAGTTTTTTAGCCAGCACCCCTAATGTGTTGGTGGTGAACAAGAAGTTGGGTGTGAACAACCTGCATGAGCTGATCGAGCTGGCCAAAGCGAAACCCAATGAACTGACGTTTGGATCATCCGGAGTAGGAACGTCTTTGCATATGTCAGGTGAATTGTTTAAGGAAATGGCGGGCGTCCAAATTCGTCATATTCCGTATAAGGGTCGGGCGCAATCATTGCCTGATCTAATTAGTGGGCGTATTTCGATGCTCTTTGACAATCTTTCCTCATCTTTGCCCCTCATTAAGTCAGGAGAGGTGCAGGCTTTGGCGGTAACCACCTTAAAACGCTCCCCAGCCGCTCCGGAGATACCAACCATGGCTGAGCAAGGCTTGCCTGGATTTGAGGCAACCTCGTGGTTCTCGCTCATGGCGCCCGCTAACTTACCACCTGGCTTGCAAAAGCGCTTAAATACCCTGACTCGTCAAGCCCTGAATCAAGCTGATGTTAAAAACAAGCTTCTAGCAAGCGGGCTTGATCCTGCACCAGGCAGCCCCCAAGACCTCTCCAAATTGATTCAATCTGAAACCAATAAATGGGGTAGAGTCATTTACAGATCAGGCGCAAAATTAGAGCAATAG
- a CDS encoding disulfide bond formation protein B codes for MSKFASPSLAGLGNQLALVAIIGMLSYAFVDQIYFGELPCPLCLMQRMGFVIIGFALVLNIRCGAHSAHYGWGIIGGLVGMMVSLRQVLLHILPGDKGFGATFLELHFYTWAFVGYVGLIAGLAILLMLPNRDVRSRSLIANILVISFITIVFANLVSTLLECGIGPCADDPVQYDGWIWLCNRFGF; via the coding sequence GTGAGTAAGTTTGCCTCTCCTTCTCTAGCGGGCCTTGGTAACCAGTTGGCTTTGGTTGCCATCATTGGCATGCTGTCATACGCTTTTGTAGATCAGATCTACTTTGGTGAACTTCCATGTCCACTATGTCTGATGCAGCGTATGGGTTTTGTCATTATTGGTTTTGCGCTGGTGCTCAACATTCGCTGTGGTGCGCACTCAGCACATTATGGGTGGGGCATTATTGGCGGCCTAGTCGGGATGATGGTTTCTTTGCGTCAAGTGCTCTTACATATTTTGCCTGGCGATAAAGGATTTGGCGCAACTTTTCTAGAACTGCATTTTTATACTTGGGCGTTTGTTGGTTATGTTGGTTTGATTGCTGGCCTCGCTATTTTGCTGATGTTGCCGAATCGTGATGTCCGCTCTCGTTCATTGATTGCCAATATCTTGGTGATCTCATTTATTACTATCGTTTTTGCTAACCTGGTGTCCACCCTGCTGGAGTGTGGCATTGGTCCTTGTGCAGATGATCCTGTTCAATACGATGGATGGATTTGGTTGTGCAACCGTTTTGGTTTTTAA
- a CDS encoding DUF5993 family protein, which produces MYMFLPFLTAFIGLVLVWFEKRLAALIMLAITVGILMFWFRVHATSHLNISL; this is translated from the coding sequence ATGTACATGTTCCTACCTTTTCTGACAGCCTTTATCGGCCTAGTCCTGGTATGGTTTGAGAAACGTCTGGCCGCTTTAATCATGCTGGCCATTACTGTCGGCATTCTGATGTTCTGGTTCCGAGTGCATGCCACAAGTCATCTCAATATTAGTCTGTGA
- a CDS encoding fumarylacetoacetate hydrolase family protein, producing MSTTYVIDPPIVASLPVVGDTRRFAVNRIYCVGRNYADHAREMGHDPDREPPFFFMKPANSIVTDGKDMAYPNLSQDVHHEIEMVVAIGKGGANIPADKALEHVYGYGVGLDMTRRDLQGEAKKMGRPWDTGKAFDQSAPCAAITPAAQLGHPSKGKVTLLVNGEVRQEGDLNQLIWNVPDTIAYLSTLFTLEPGDLIMSGTPAGVGPVKKGDVLEGMVEGLTPLKTKIV from the coding sequence ATGAGCACTACTTACGTTATCGATCCACCAATTGTTGCTTCACTTCCCGTGGTGGGTGATACCCGTCGTTTTGCTGTGAACCGGATTTATTGTGTTGGCCGTAACTATGCTGATCATGCACGTGAGATGGGCCATGATCCTGATCGCGAGCCACCATTCTTTTTTATGAAACCAGCGAACTCGATCGTCACAGATGGCAAAGATATGGCATACCCGAATCTTTCTCAGGATGTGCATCACGAGATTGAGATGGTTGTAGCCATCGGTAAAGGCGGTGCAAATATTCCTGCTGATAAAGCGTTAGAGCACGTCTATGGTTACGGTGTCGGTTTAGATATGACTCGTCGTGATCTTCAAGGCGAGGCGAAGAAGATGGGGCGCCCTTGGGATACTGGCAAAGCATTTGACCAATCTGCTCCTTGTGCTGCCATCACGCCTGCTGCGCAACTTGGCCACCCTAGCAAAGGTAAAGTGACATTGTTGGTAAACGGTGAAGTACGCCAAGAAGGTGACCTCAATCAATTGATTTGGAATGTTCCCGATACCATCGCCTATCTCTCTACTTTATTCACGCTGGAACCAGGTGATTTGATTATGTCGGGCACCCCCGCAGGTGTTGGTCCCGTTAAAAAGGGTGATGTGCTTGAGGGAATGGTGGAAGGTCTAACACCACTCAAAACTAAGATTGTTTGA
- a CDS encoding SemiSWEET transporter: MDLQPHQIEIIGYCAAFLTTIAFLPQAIQSWRTRDLSGISVGMYSLFTAGVGLWLIYGLIIEKWPLILANALTFALALSILVLKLRAGPTK; this comes from the coding sequence ATGGATCTGCAGCCACACCAAATCGAAATCATTGGTTATTGCGCCGCATTTCTGACAACGATTGCCTTTCTACCTCAGGCTATTCAATCGTGGCGCACTCGAGATCTTTCTGGCATCTCAGTAGGGATGTATAGCCTTTTTACTGCAGGAGTTGGTTTGTGGCTGATCTACGGCCTCATTATTGAAAAGTGGCCCCTCATTTTGGCCAATGCCTTGACCTTTGCCTTAGCGCTGAGCATTCTGGTGCTCAAACTTCGCGCTGGCCCAACAAAATGA
- a CDS encoding c-type cytochrome produces MNLSLRLWILALACVLSLNAFAEPGENTYKQVCAACHSSGVLNAPKVGDKAKWAPLIAEGQVVLTAHGYVGVRSMPAKGGNPNLSVEGFSDAVAYMVNKSGGNWKSPDAKTLTAINKEIEARKADLNRKK; encoded by the coding sequence ATGAACTTATCACTCCGCCTATGGATTCTGGCTCTTGCCTGCGTTCTCAGCCTAAACGCATTCGCTGAGCCTGGTGAGAATACCTACAAACAAGTCTGCGCAGCTTGTCATAGCTCGGGCGTTTTGAATGCGCCTAAGGTTGGAGATAAAGCAAAGTGGGCACCCTTGATTGCTGAAGGGCAGGTTGTGTTGACAGCGCATGGCTATGTTGGCGTACGCAGCATGCCTGCTAAGGGTGGTAATCCCAATCTCAGCGTTGAGGGTTTCTCGGATGCGGTAGCTTATATGGTCAATAAGTCTGGCGGCAACTGGAAGTCGCCCGATGCAAAAACACTTACCGCCATCAATAAAGAAATTGAAGCGCGTAAGGCTGACTTAAACAGGAAAAAGTAA
- the modA gene encoding molybdate ABC transporter substrate-binding protein, with product MRKSIGLLGLLLWSLLSSFAYAQPVTIAIASNLKPAFEEIIKGFKQVYPQGSNIRIVYGSSGNLASQMKQGAPYDLFISADESYPLRLVEAGLTRDRGVVYATGHLALITNSAAGLKLSADPESIKTLLRNAQKISIANPDLAPYGRAAVQYLQAMKLWDEVQGRLIFAENISIATVYVSTGAIKVGITALSLAKSPELSSTIQYLALPDDLYEPILQRMVLKRNPPLTAVALYDYLQGAAAKQILVKNGYSIPR from the coding sequence ATGAGAAAAAGTATCGGCCTGTTGGGATTGCTGCTATGGAGTCTACTGAGCTCTTTTGCTTATGCGCAGCCAGTCACTATCGCCATAGCTAGCAATCTCAAGCCAGCATTTGAGGAGATCATCAAGGGCTTCAAGCAGGTTTATCCCCAAGGTAGCAATATTCGAATTGTGTATGGATCATCGGGTAATCTCGCCAGCCAGATGAAGCAGGGCGCACCCTATGATTTGTTTATCTCTGCAGACGAGTCTTATCCCCTGCGATTGGTAGAGGCTGGCCTGACTCGTGATCGCGGAGTGGTTTATGCGACCGGGCATTTGGCGCTTATTACAAATTCTGCCGCTGGTCTCAAGTTAAGTGCAGACCCGGAAAGTATTAAAACCTTGCTGAGAAACGCTCAGAAGATCTCGATAGCCAATCCTGATTTGGCGCCTTATGGTAGAGCCGCCGTTCAGTATCTTCAGGCGATGAAGTTATGGGATGAGGTGCAGGGGCGCTTGATATTCGCAGAAAATATTTCCATTGCGACTGTTTATGTAAGTACTGGAGCCATCAAGGTTGGTATTACTGCTTTATCTCTAGCAAAATCTCCTGAGTTGAGCTCAACGATTCAATATCTTGCTTTGCCGGATGATTTATATGAGCCTATTTTGCAACGCATGGTTCTCAAGCGAAATCCGCCACTTACCGCAGTCGCACTGTATGACTATCTTCAGGGAGCTGCTGCAAAGCAGATCTTGGTGAAAAACGGTTACTCTATCCCTCGATAG
- a CDS encoding substrate-binding domain-containing protein, translated as MRIQIRPTLVFGNKNAKDPAVVDLVWLCSLLKDIEHGKTLMSACKKMGLSYRNVWQKLNEVEQALGFKLMDRVRGHGSQLSEYAKYLIQFTDDFDQKTMRLGQTSLSHLEEGFAEFRVKAKKQWRLASSSDPIIQKAVMDVGGFELSTAGSGEALERLLNYEVDIAGFHISDAPSSQIISQRLKKEGMKIFPVMKRVQGLMVAKGNPHNITSPKDLLRTKIRFINRQKGSGTRLLLDKVLNKEGIDPRAIKGYENEEFTHSAIAMSILAKKADVGMGVKSVAIENGLDFILLKDEIFFLAMGEELSTNKDLARLMRKIRALSGETPGYKSIGLKRQIAGWL; from the coding sequence ATGAGAATTCAGATTCGGCCGACCCTTGTTTTTGGTAATAAAAACGCAAAAGATCCGGCTGTTGTCGACTTGGTATGGCTCTGTAGCTTGCTAAAAGACATTGAGCACGGCAAAACCTTGATGTCTGCCTGTAAAAAGATGGGGCTTTCCTATCGCAATGTTTGGCAAAAACTCAATGAAGTTGAGCAAGCTCTAGGATTCAAGCTCATGGACAGAGTGAGGGGCCATGGGTCCCAACTATCTGAATATGCCAAATACTTGATTCAATTTACCGATGATTTTGATCAAAAGACAATGCGTTTAGGTCAAACCAGCCTATCGCACTTAGAAGAAGGCTTTGCTGAGTTTAGGGTCAAGGCAAAAAAACAGTGGCGACTCGCTAGTAGTAGTGACCCGATTATTCAGAAGGCGGTAATGGATGTCGGCGGCTTTGAGTTAAGCACGGCAGGATCAGGCGAGGCTTTAGAGCGTCTACTCAATTATGAGGTTGATATTGCAGGCTTTCATATCTCTGATGCACCAAGCTCTCAGATTATTTCGCAGCGGCTAAAAAAAGAGGGGATGAAAATATTTCCAGTAATGAAGCGTGTTCAGGGCTTGATGGTGGCAAAAGGCAATCCTCACAACATTACCTCCCCAAAAGATCTCTTGCGAACGAAGATCCGCTTTATTAATCGACAAAAAGGGTCGGGCACTCGTCTACTACTAGATAAGGTTTTGAATAAAGAGGGAATCGACCCACGCGCTATTAAAGGCTACGAGAACGAAGAGTTCACCCACTCCGCGATCGCGATGTCTATTTTGGCGAAAAAGGCAGATGTAGGCATGGGCGTGAAGAGTGTCGCCATCGAGAATGGCCTCGACTTTATTCTATTAAAAGACGAAATCTTTTTCTTGGCTATGGGTGAGGAGCTGAGTACTAATAAAGACCTTGCTAGACTGATGCGAAAAATTCGGGCGCTTTCCGGTGAGACTCCGGGATACAAGTCAATTGGCTTGAAGAGACAGATTGCAGGTTGGCTATAA
- a CDS encoding extracellular solute-binding protein: MKPSFNRILAAAITAVTLFTSPAFAQEKSIVLSSTTSTEQSGLFGFMLPIFKMKTGIDVKVVAVGTGQALDIGRRGDADVVFVHDKPAEEKFVSEGFATKRTEVMYNDFVLIGPKSDPAKIAGGKDIKVAFQKIAAAQAPFASRGDKSGTHAAELRYWKDAGVSVAPGPTWYKETGSGMGPALNTASGMNAYILADRATWLSFKNRGDLTILVQGDPKLFNQYGVMLVNPAKYPHVKKAEGQEFIDWITSKNGQDVIASYQIGGEQLFFPNAKK; the protein is encoded by the coding sequence ATGAAACCCTCATTTAACCGAATATTGGCTGCCGCCATCACCGCGGTCACTTTATTTACCAGCCCTGCCTTTGCACAAGAAAAAAGTATTGTGCTGTCCTCCACTACCTCTACAGAACAATCCGGCTTATTTGGCTTCATGTTGCCAATTTTCAAAATGAAAACAGGTATCGATGTCAAAGTAGTAGCCGTGGGTACAGGCCAGGCACTCGATATCGGCCGTCGTGGTGATGCTGATGTGGTTTTTGTACATGACAAACCGGCTGAAGAAAAGTTCGTCAGCGAAGGTTTTGCCACCAAGCGTACTGAAGTGATGTACAACGACTTTGTGTTAATTGGGCCAAAGTCAGATCCAGCAAAAATTGCTGGCGGCAAAGATATCAAAGTCGCATTTCAAAAGATTGCTGCAGCACAAGCACCCTTCGCATCTCGCGGCGATAAAAGTGGCACTCACGCTGCTGAATTGCGCTATTGGAAGGATGCTGGTGTTTCTGTAGCGCCCGGTCCTACTTGGTATAAAGAAACTGGATCAGGCATGGGTCCAGCTTTAAACACTGCTTCAGGAATGAATGCTTACATCTTGGCTGATCGCGCTACCTGGCTCAGCTTTAAGAATCGCGGCGATCTTACTATTCTTGTTCAAGGTGATCCAAAACTCTTTAACCAATACGGTGTCATGTTGGTGAACCCAGCCAAGTATCCTCATGTGAAAAAAGCTGAAGGCCAAGAATTTATTGATTGGATTACCTCTAAGAACGGTCAAGACGTCATTGCTAGCTATCAAATCGGTGGCGAGCAACTCTTCTTCCCTAACGCTAAGAAATAA
- a CDS encoding substrate-binding domain-containing protein, which produces MRNPHLLISALLTTLLMGLGMQTSIAQSNPPKVEATYGQGAKSFKLATGSPGELGLLQALGEAFDKKEGARLVWIKAGSGASLNLLKSQQVDMIMVHAPDGVNKAIAEGWATGRTLIGSNEFYIVGPKADPANIKSSTSGADAYAKIAKVQANFISRGDKSGTHQKEMDIWKKAGIAPAGSWYILTNDFMTASLKRANTDKAYFMTDSSTWVAEKDIAPDLQILYRGDPYLVNTYDALVAPVGATENRDIAAKFIQFVASAEGQAIIRNYGKAQYKEPLYNDAVYAKQYVY; this is translated from the coding sequence ATGAGAAATCCACACCTACTAATCAGCGCACTGCTCACCACTCTACTCATGGGGCTTGGCATGCAAACATCCATCGCGCAATCCAACCCTCCAAAAGTAGAGGCCACGTATGGACAAGGCGCTAAGAGTTTTAAATTAGCAACGGGTAGTCCTGGGGAACTAGGTCTATTACAGGCACTTGGTGAAGCCTTTGATAAAAAAGAAGGTGCGCGCCTGGTGTGGATTAAGGCTGGAAGTGGTGCATCCCTCAATCTACTGAAAAGTCAGCAGGTTGACATGATCATGGTGCATGCACCTGACGGCGTTAACAAGGCTATTGCTGAGGGATGGGCAACCGGCAGAACGCTTATTGGCTCTAACGAGTTTTATATTGTTGGTCCTAAAGCAGATCCAGCTAATATCAAATCTTCAACCAGTGGCGCAGATGCCTATGCAAAGATTGCGAAGGTGCAGGCTAATTTCATCTCCAGAGGTGACAAATCCGGCACGCACCAAAAGGAAATGGATATCTGGAAAAAGGCAGGCATTGCACCTGCAGGGAGTTGGTATATCTTAACCAATGACTTTATGACAGCCTCACTGAAGCGAGCCAATACAGATAAGGCATATTTCATGACCGATAGCAGTACCTGGGTTGCAGAAAAGGATATCGCTCCTGATTTGCAAATTTTGTACCGTGGTGATCCCTACCTCGTCAATACCTATGACGCCTTAGTGGCTCCTGTAGGCGCCACTGAGAATCGCGATATTGCTGCGAAGTTTATTCAATTTGTGGCATCTGCTGAAGGTCAGGCCATTATTCGCAATTACGGAAAAGCTCAATATAAAGAGCCGCTCTACAACGATGCTGTCTATGCTAAACAATATGTCTACTAG
- a CDS encoding TOBE domain-containing protein, translating into MELKVKLSARNTLSGKVVELKMGQTTSHVKLDIGGGHIVTASITNEAVDELNLKVGDQAWGVIKASDVMIAKDA; encoded by the coding sequence ATGGAACTTAAAGTCAAACTCAGCGCACGCAATACCCTCAGTGGCAAAGTTGTTGAACTCAAAATGGGTCAAACTACTTCTCACGTGAAATTGGATATTGGTGGGGGTCATATCGTGACCGCATCGATTACCAATGAGGCTGTAGATGAACTTAATCTCAAGGTGGGTGATCAGGCTTGGGGTGTAATTAAGGCCTCTGACGTCATGATTGCTAAGGACGCTTAA
- a CDS encoding IS3 family transposase (programmed frameshift), which yields MSKYSKEFKLVVIQHYLSGRGGFKTIGDQYGVKYAYVRKWVHAYKAHGPHSLNQSYVQYTPTFKLSVLQHMGQHQLSINQAAAHFNIPAPSTIGQWQRLYNEGGITALEPKPKGRPPMSKPCKPFIPTNKPVTQMTPQELMQELEYRRVETDYPKKARGLSPAKTLGKQEQAQVITELRQQYPLQIILAVAKMARSVYYYQVGLSKQTDPYLAVKTQISAIYHRHKGRYGYRRVHLELGNLQHYLDPKTVQKLMGQLGLKSTVRPKRYQSYKGSVGKVAPNLLERHFVASKPNQKWVTDVTEFNIGGQKVYLSPILDLYNQEIISYEIADRPQISSVMQMLQKAFKQLKPKDKPMLHSDQGWQYRMGIYQQALHQQGITQSMSRKGNCLDNAVMENWFGVMKTEFFYQQKFETIELFKAQLREYIDYYNHDRIKQKLKGLSPVNYRTQSLVLT from the exons ATGTCCAAATACAGCAAAGAGTTTAAGCTAGTAGTTATTCAGCATTACCTCTCCGGTAGGGGTGGTTTTAAAACTATTGGAGATCAATACGGCGTTAAATACGCCTATGTTCGCAAATGGGTTCATGCTTACAAAGCCCATGGCCCACACAGCCTCAATCAGAGTTACGTCCAGTACACGCCTACCTTCAAGCTATCTGTCTTGCAGCATATGGGGCAGCACCAGCTCTCCATTAATCAAGCGGCAGCCCACTTTAATATCCCCGCACCCAGCACGATTGGTCAATGGCAACGTCTTTACAATGAAGGCGGTATCACAGCCCTAGAACCTAAGCCCAAGGGACGGCCACCCATGTCAAAACCCTGTAAACCATTTATTCCGACTAATAAGCCGGTGACCCAGATGACTCCACAAGAGCTCATGCAAGAGCTTGAGTACCGCAGGGTGGAGACTGATTACC CTAAAAAAGCTCGAGGCCTTAGCCCAGCAAAAACACTTGGCAAGCAAGAACAAGCCCAAGTAATTACTGAGTTAAGGCAGCAATACCCCTTACAGATCATCTTGGCTGTCGCCAAGATGGCTAGAAGTGTTTATTACTACCAGGTGGGGCTTAGTAAGCAGACTGATCCCTATCTTGCAGTCAAGACCCAGATCAGCGCCATCTACCATCGCCACAAAGGGCGCTATGGTTATCGGCGAGTCCATTTGGAGCTCGGTAACTTGCAACACTACCTTGATCCTAAGACTGTACAAAAGCTCATGGGACAACTTGGACTCAAATCCACCGTTCGCCCTAAGCGCTACCAGTCTTATAAGGGGTCTGTGGGTAAGGTAGCCCCCAACTTGCTAGAGCGCCACTTTGTAGCTAGCAAACCCAATCAAAAGTGGGTTACTGATGTCACCGAGTTCAATATCGGAGGGCAGAAGGTGTATCTCTCACCCATCTTAGATCTATATAACCAAGAGATCATCTCCTATGAGATTGCGGATCGACCACAGATTAGCTCAGTCATGCAGATGCTCCAAAAAGCTTTTAAGCAACTAAAACCAAAAGATAAACCCATGCTGCACTCAGACCAAGGCTGGCAATACCGGATGGGTATTTATCAGCAGGCCCTGCACCAGCAAGGCATTACTCAGAGCATGTCCAGGAAAGGTAATTGCTTGGATAACGCTGTCATGGAAAACTGGTTTGGAGTGATGAAGACCGAGTTCTTCTACCAACAGAAGTTTGAGACTATCGAATTATTTAAAGCGCAACTGAGGGAATACATCGACTACTACAACCATGATCGGATCAAACAAAAGCTAAAGGGATTAAGTCCAGTTAATTACCGAACTCAATCCCTCGTGCTAACCTAA